The genomic interval GTGAATTCCCCAGGAGGTCCCGCAGCCGGTCGGGATAGTTGGTAAACAAGCCGTCCGCTCCCATGGCGAGATACCGTTTCATCAGGGACGGGCGGTTGACGGTGTAAACATAGACCGGAAGGCCGGCGGAGTGGGCCCGGGTCAAAATGGTTTTCGTGAAACGATGGGTTGAGATATGGATGGAATGGGCCGTTAACGATTCGGCCGCATTCAATATGTCCCGCGGCCTCGTCTTTCGCGTCAGGAGTCCCAGGGGGATCCCGGAATCGAGCCCGCGAAGGGTATTTAAAGCCGCGATATCGAACGACGAGATCGCGACCCTGTCCCCGGCGCGGTGTCGGGCGATCGTCTCCAACACCCGTCGTTCGATCCCGGAATAAAAGGGCGAACCGCGCTTGATTTCGATGAAGACGCGGAGGCGGCCGGCGGCGAATCCCAACACCTCGTCCAGCGTCGGCACCCGCTCGCTCCGGTAGCTTCCGTCCCACCAGG from Nitrospiria bacterium carries:
- a CDS encoding glycerophosphodiester phosphodiesterase family protein, with the translated sequence MTHHPLIIAHRGASGHAPENTMAAFRLAVEQSADWIELDVHQTADGGLVVLHDFTLRRTAGDPRPVRELTLKQIKDLDIGSWWDGSYRSERVPTLDEVLGFAAGRLRVFIEIKRGSPFYSGIERRVLETIARHRAGDRVAISSFDIAALNTLRGLDSGIPLGLLTRKTRPRDILNAAESLTAHSIHISTHRFTKTILTRAHSAGLPVYVYTVNRPSLMKRYLAMGADGLFTNYPDRLRDLLGNSPALK